A single genomic interval of Leptospira montravelensis harbors:
- a CDS encoding ABC transporter transmembrane domain-containing protein, which produces MQTPDRPKSKNLRVLSKTFSYLKPYRFQMTLSSLALLFTAGVTLGLGQGLRHLVDAGFSARSKQELGYSLAFIILVGIFLAIGTYIRHYTVSWIGERVASDIRRDVFKHIIFIHPSFFEMNSPGEIQSRITTDTTLIQTVIGSSASIALRNVLMFVGGIIFLFITNAKLTMIVLLSVPFIVFPILFYGKKVRNLSRTTQDKIASIGTYVSESLLNIKILQSFHHQEEDIEKFSHTVEGAFDVAVARIKQRALLIAAVILFILTGISVMLWIGGTDVLEGKITGGELIAFSFYAIMVANSVGAVSEVLGDLQRAAGATERLMELLLSESEIKDPEFPKPITEVFHPNEGNGTLSLNGSSQKKGLKINLDHLEFSYPSRPEHKAIRGIDLEIPANKTTALVGPSGGGKSTLFELILRFYDPTAGKISIEGVDLKELTLKDLRSLIGFVPQQPILFSGTLRENIAYGKPNASFEEIEKAAANAYVTEFLNQLPDGYDTNLGHLGTRLSGGQKQRIAIARAILRNPRILLLDEATSALDSESEQMIQRALDFLVKERTTIMIAHRLSTVVKSDQIVVIKEGEIESVGTHDELIRKSELYERLAKLQFHTELL; this is translated from the coding sequence TTGCAAACACCTGACCGACCTAAGTCAAAAAATCTCCGCGTCCTTTCTAAAACTTTTTCTTATTTAAAACCATACAGATTCCAAATGACCCTTTCTTCCCTGGCTCTCCTTTTTACAGCCGGAGTGACTTTGGGACTAGGGCAAGGATTACGCCATTTAGTGGATGCAGGATTTTCAGCCAGATCCAAACAAGAATTAGGTTACTCACTTGCCTTTATCATTCTAGTGGGAATTTTTCTTGCGATAGGAACTTACATTCGACATTACACAGTTTCATGGATCGGCGAACGTGTTGCCTCGGACATTCGAAGGGATGTATTCAAACATATCATCTTCATCCATCCCAGTTTTTTTGAAATGAATTCTCCTGGTGAAATCCAATCGCGGATTACAACCGATACAACACTCATCCAAACTGTAATCGGATCTTCTGCCTCCATTGCCCTTCGTAATGTTTTGATGTTTGTGGGAGGAATCATTTTTCTTTTTATCACCAATGCAAAACTCACTATGATTGTGTTACTGAGTGTTCCTTTCATCGTTTTCCCGATTTTGTTCTATGGAAAAAAAGTGAGAAATTTGTCTCGAACCACTCAAGACAAAATCGCAAGCATTGGAACTTATGTAAGTGAATCCCTTCTCAATATAAAAATTCTCCAGTCCTTCCACCACCAAGAAGAAGACATTGAAAAATTTTCGCACACTGTCGAAGGAGCATTCGATGTGGCAGTCGCTCGCATCAAACAAAGAGCACTTCTGATTGCGGCTGTCATTTTATTCATCCTTACAGGAATCAGTGTGATGTTATGGATTGGTGGGACAGATGTACTCGAAGGAAAAATTACCGGAGGGGAACTCATCGCATTTTCTTTTTATGCGATCATGGTTGCAAACAGTGTCGGTGCTGTTTCAGAAGTTCTCGGTGATTTACAGAGAGCAGCCGGTGCTACCGAACGATTGATGGAACTGCTTTTATCGGAATCAGAAATCAAAGATCCAGAATTTCCAAAACCAATCACCGAAGTATTCCATCCAAATGAGGGGAATGGAACTCTATCTCTTAATGGTTCCAGTCAAAAGAAGGGACTAAAAATCAATTTAGATCATTTGGAATTTTCGTATCCATCTCGTCCGGAACACAAAGCCATTCGCGGAATTGATTTAGAAATTCCTGCCAACAAAACCACAGCTCTTGTTGGTCCCTCCGGTGGTGGAAAGAGTACACTCTTTGAACTCATCCTTAGGTTCTACGATCCCACAGCCGGAAAGATTTCCATCGAAGGTGTTGATCTCAAAGAATTAACTTTAAAGGATTTGAGATCTCTCATTGGATTTGTTCCCCAACAACCCATTCTCTTTAGTGGAACATTACGTGAGAACATTGCTTATGGAAAACCAAATGCAAGTTTTGAAGAAATCGAAAAGGCAGCAGCCAACGCCTATGTCACAGAGTTTTTAAATCAACTTCCTGATGGATACGATACTAACTTGGGACATTTAGGAACTAGACTTTCCGGTGGACAAAAACAAAGGATCGCGATTGCAAGAGCCATCCTTCGCAACCCAAGAATTCTTTTACTAGATGAAGCGACATCCGCTCTCGATTCGGAATCAGAACAAATGATCCAACGTGCTTTGGATTTTTTAGTGAAAGAAAGGACTACGATAATGATTGCTCATAGGCTTTCCACAGTTGTGAAATCGGATCAGATTGTTGTGATTAAAGAAGGGGAGATTGAGTCCGTCGGAACCCATGACGAACTCATTCGAAAAAGTGAATTGTATGAACGTTTGGCGAAACTACAGTTTCACACCGAGCTGCTCTAA
- a CDS encoding ParB/RepB/Spo0J family partition protein, giving the protein MALGKGKVLGRGLGNLIPVNENNVEISKDEQTGLREIKVTEILPNPHQPRKQFSDASIQELSNTIVEHGVIQPIVVQKNPSGSGFLLVAGERRLRACKLAGFAKIPAIVRDLSEADMMELALIENIQRENLNPMDEALAYQAIIDKRGLKVTDLATRVGKNRATISNLIRLLSLPKLLQDLVKEGKLSEGQARPLLSIPDPKKQLEVGQKVIAEGWNVREVENFVSNLLHPDKKSKPTSFGADKRDASIVKLESKLRNKYSSKVEVAHNETNGKGKIVFSYANLNDMERILEQLGVKL; this is encoded by the coding sequence ATGGCACTCGGCAAAGGAAAGGTTTTAGGAAGAGGACTTGGGAATTTAATTCCTGTAAATGAAAACAACGTTGAGATTTCTAAAGACGAACAAACTGGACTAAGAGAAATTAAAGTCACAGAAATTTTACCGAACCCACACCAACCAAGAAAACAATTTTCAGATGCCTCCATCCAAGAGTTATCTAATACCATCGTGGAACATGGAGTGATCCAACCGATCGTTGTACAAAAGAATCCTTCGGGTTCTGGATTTCTTTTGGTGGCGGGAGAAAGAAGATTACGCGCTTGCAAACTTGCAGGTTTCGCAAAAATTCCTGCCATTGTTCGTGATCTTTCAGAAGCAGATATGATGGAACTTGCCCTCATTGAAAACATCCAAAGAGAAAACCTAAATCCAATGGATGAGGCTTTGGCCTACCAAGCCATTATCGACAAACGAGGGTTAAAGGTAACTGATCTTGCCACTCGTGTGGGAAAAAACAGAGCTACCATTTCTAACTTAATTCGTCTTCTCTCTCTTCCTAAATTGTTACAAGACTTAGTGAAGGAAGGAAAACTTTCGGAAGGACAGGCCCGCCCTCTTCTCTCAATTCCCGATCCTAAAAAACAATTGGAAGTGGGTCAGAAAGTGATCGCGGAAGGTTGGAATGTTCGCGAGGTTGAGAACTTTGTTTCTAATCTTTTGCATCCGGATAAAAAATCCAAACCCACATCTTTTGGTGCTGATAAACGAGATGCGAGTATTGTAAAATTGGAATCCAAACTCAGAAACAAATATAGTTCTAAAGTGGAAGTCGCCCACAATGAAACGAATGGAAAAGGGAAAATTGTTTTTTCTTACGCCAACCTAAATGACATGGAAAGGATTTTAGAGCAGCTCGGTGTGAAACTGTAG
- a CDS encoding ParA family protein has protein sequence MGKIVSISNQKGGVGKTTTAINLASNLVDLGKKVLLLDIDPQGNSGSGLGLEVQSLQKTTYEVLIGELSAREAVQKTFVNNLDIIPSNINLSGLEVDFLGMERKEFKLKDALASVKESYDYILIDCPPSLGVLTINALCASQSVMITLQTEYFALEGLSQLMRIISLVQSQWNPSLALEGVLLTMYDKRTNLANQVAEDVRNYFKEKVYETVIPRNVKLSEAPSFGKPINYYDPDGVGAKSYKSLAEEIVGKA, from the coding sequence CAAAAAGGTGGAGTCGGTAAAACGACAACAGCGATAAACTTGGCATCCAATCTTGTTGATTTGGGAAAAAAAGTTTTGCTCCTTGATATCGATCCGCAAGGCAACTCAGGTTCCGGACTTGGGTTGGAAGTGCAGTCCTTACAAAAAACTACTTACGAAGTTTTGATTGGTGAACTCTCTGCAAGAGAAGCGGTTCAAAAAACTTTCGTAAACAATTTGGATATCATTCCTTCCAACATCAACCTCTCCGGTTTGGAAGTGGATTTTCTTGGAATGGAAAGAAAGGAATTCAAATTGAAAGATGCTTTGGCATCTGTGAAAGAATCTTATGATTATATTCTAATCGATTGTCCACCTTCTCTCGGTGTTCTTACCATCAATGCTCTCTGTGCTTCTCAATCCGTGATGATTACTTTGCAAACAGAATACTTTGCTCTCGAAGGACTCTCACAGCTCATGCGAATTATTTCTCTCGTGCAGTCACAATGGAATCCATCCCTCGCACTCGAGGGAGTACTTCTCACGATGTACGACAAACGAACCAACTTAGCAAACCAAGTTGCTGAAGATGTTCGCAACTATTTCAAAGAGAAAGTTTATGAAACTGTTATTCCCAGAAATGTAAAATTGTCAGAAGCCCCCTCTTTTGGAAAACCGATCAACTACTATGATCCAGATGGTGTGGGTGCAAAAAGTTATAAAAGTTTAGCGGAAGAAATTGTAGGGAAGGCATAA